A single Thermoanaerobaculia bacterium DNA region contains:
- a CDS encoding FAD-binding protein has protein sequence MDLDARVPSGPIEKKWDKHRFDMKLVNPANKRRYRVIMVGSGLAGASGAASLAQLGYEVECYCYQDSPRRAHSIAAQGGINASKNYQNDGDSVERLFYDTVKGGDFRSREANVYRLAELSMAIIDQSVALGVPFAREYSGYLANRSFGGAQVSRTFYARGQTGQQLLLGAYAALELQIALGQVKMFPRHEMLDLVV, from the coding sequence ATGGATCTCGACGCACGCGTTCCTTCGGGTCCGATCGAGAAGAAGTGGGACAAGCACCGCTTCGACATGAAGCTCGTCAACCCCGCCAACAAGCGCCGGTACCGCGTCATCATGGTGGGGTCCGGGCTCGCGGGCGCCTCGGGCGCCGCCTCGCTCGCGCAGCTCGGCTACGAGGTCGAGTGCTACTGCTACCAGGACAGCCCCCGCCGCGCCCACTCGATCGCCGCCCAGGGGGGCATCAACGCGTCGAAGAACTACCAGAACGACGGCGACAGCGTCGAGCGCCTCTTCTACGACACGGTGAAGGGGGGCGACTTCCGCTCGCGCGAGGCGAACGTGTATCGGCTCGCGGAGCTCTCGATGGCGATCATCGACCAGTCGGTCGCGCTCGGCGTGCCGTTCGCGCGCGAGTACAGCGGCTATCTCGCCAACCGGTCGTTCGGAGGGGCGCAGGTCTCGCGCACGTTCTACGCGCGCGGCCAGACGGGGCAGCAGCTCCTCCTCGGCGCCTACGCGGCTCTCGAGCTCCAGATCGCCCTCGGGCAGGTGAAGATGTTTCCCCGCCACGAGATGCTCGACCTGGTCGTG
- a CDS encoding succinate dehydrogenase cytochrome b subunit produces MSELRDFWKSLVGKKQVMAVTGVILTLFIIGHLVGNLLVFAGPGPYNDYSHFLKHGIIEILWIVRLVLLVSLVLHVVASIQVSLASRRARPIGYAVKKNIETTYAARTMIWSGPLLFVYVVYHLMMFTFLTTGPGYSPTDVYRNVVLSFRDPAISAVYAVAMILLGMHLYHGAWSMVQTLGAGSPKYHPLRRAAAPVFAAAITAGYILIPAAVMLGWVS; encoded by the coding sequence ATGAGCGAGCTACGGGATTTCTGGAAGAGCCTGGTGGGCAAAAAGCAGGTCATGGCCGTCACCGGCGTGATCCTGACCCTCTTCATCATCGGCCACCTCGTCGGGAACCTCCTCGTCTTCGCGGGGCCGGGGCCGTACAACGACTACTCGCACTTCCTCAAGCACGGGATCATCGAGATCCTTTGGATCGTTCGGCTCGTCCTGCTCGTCTCGCTCGTGCTCCACGTGGTCGCCTCCATCCAGGTGTCGCTCGCGAGCCGCCGGGCGCGGCCCATCGGGTACGCCGTCAAGAAGAACATCGAGACGACGTACGCGGCCCGCACGATGATCTGGAGCGGGCCGCTCCTCTTCGTCTACGTCGTCTACCACCTCATGATGTTCACGTTCCTGACGACCGGCCCCGGATACAGCCCGACCGACGTCTACCGTAACGTCGTGCTCTCCTTCCGCGACCCGGCCATCTCCGCCGTCTACGCCGTGGCGATGATCCTGCTCGGCATGCACCTCTACCACGGGGCGTGGAGCATGGTGCAGACGCTCGGCGCGGGCTCGCCGAAATACCATCCTCTCCGCCGCGCCGCGGCGCCGGTCTTCGCCGCCGCGATCACGGCGGGCTACATCCTGATCCCCGCCGCCGTCATGCTCGGCTGGGTTTCCTGA